One part of the Sphingobium yanoikuyae genome encodes these proteins:
- a CDS encoding conjugal transfer protein TraD, translating to MMLGRALATSRAALRRVTVARNRLQLSQARHDRRDWQMKRRERTRHLIELGGLVVKAELVTLTDDDRAVMLGLLGEAAARLRTDDREQLLLLWRRRGQRMFASDVLAGKPE from the coding sequence ATGATGCTGGGCCGGGCGCTGGCGACAAGCCGGGCAGCGCTGCGCCGGGTGACGGTCGCGCGCAACCGGTTGCAACTGAGCCAGGCGCGGCATGATCGGCGGGACTGGCAGATGAAGCGGCGCGAGCGCACCCGGCATCTGATCGAGCTCGGCGGTCTGGTCGTGAAGGCAGAACTGGTCACGCTCACCGATGATGATCGCGCCGTGATGCTCGGGCTGCTCGGCGAAGCGGCGGCGCGATTGCGGACCGATGATCGCGAACAGTTGTTGCTGCTCTGGCGCCGACGAGGCCAGCGCATGTTTGCGAGCGATGTATTGGCTGGAAAGCCTGAATGA
- a CDS encoding conjugal transfer protein TraD, whose protein sequence is MRRPRDYDAELKALTDKARQLKARKQSQLGELVMATGADGLSAEELAGALLAAASTTEAPRREAWRKRGAAFFSGQRHDAGPGAGDKPGSAAPGDGRAQPVATEPGAA, encoded by the coding sequence ATGCGCAGACCACGGGACTATGACGCAGAGCTCAAGGCTCTCACCGACAAGGCACGACAACTTAAAGCCCGCAAGCAGAGCCAGCTGGGCGAACTGGTGATGGCAACGGGAGCCGATGGGCTCAGCGCCGAGGAACTGGCTGGCGCATTGCTTGCCGCTGCCAGCACAACCGAAGCACCAAGGCGGGAGGCGTGGCGCAAACGGGGAGCCGCCTTCTTTTCAGGGCAGCGGCATGATGCTGGGCCGGGCGCTGGCGACAAGCCGGGCAGCGCTGCGCCGGGTGACGGTCGCGCGCAACCGGTTGCAACTGAGCCAGGCGCGGCATGA
- the tnpC gene encoding IS66 family transposase, giving the protein MLMEADLPDDVEALRALVLEQARELDTLKVFQADVERLKAIIEALQRHRFGRRSEQFDPDQFELALEEVETALAEAEHARDKASRTPAERPRKSNRGSLPAHLERIEQVVDVEDKACPCCGGALHQIGEDVAERLDVVPTTFRVLVTRRPRYGCRSCESAIVQAPAPARIVEGGIPTEALIAQVLVAKYADHLPLYRQAQIYARQGIQLDRSTLADWVGRAAWYLRPLRDHILERLRRSERLFADETTAPVLDPGRGRTKTGQLWAYARDDRPWGGDDPPMVAYVYAADRKGERAEAHLGDFAGILQVDGYGGYAALARRRQQISLAFCWAHVRRKFYELADNSPVATEVLRRVALLYAIEDEARGLSAEQRRAVRHDRSRIIVDDLRQYLEARIRQVSAKSKLGEAIRYALTRWDGLSRFLEDGRIDLDSNTVERSIRPLALNRKNALFAGSDEGGDNWAVIATLIENCKLSGINPHIWLTDTLNSLANGHPANGVAELMPWTTVG; this is encoded by the coding sequence ATGCTCATGGAAGCGGACCTCCCCGACGACGTTGAAGCGCTGCGTGCGCTCGTCCTCGAACAGGCCCGCGAGCTCGACACGCTCAAGGTTTTCCAGGCTGATGTGGAACGCCTGAAGGCGATCATCGAGGCTCTGCAGCGCCACCGTTTTGGACGCCGGTCAGAGCAGTTCGATCCTGATCAGTTCGAGCTTGCGCTGGAAGAAGTCGAGACGGCGTTGGCTGAAGCCGAGCATGCCAGGGACAAGGCAAGCCGGACTCCCGCCGAGCGCCCCCGCAAGAGCAACCGCGGTTCGCTCCCTGCCCATCTCGAACGGATCGAGCAGGTCGTCGATGTCGAGGACAAGGCCTGTCCGTGCTGCGGCGGCGCGCTCCACCAGATCGGCGAGGATGTAGCCGAACGCCTCGACGTCGTGCCCACGACCTTCCGTGTCCTCGTCACCCGCCGCCCGCGCTACGGTTGCCGCTCGTGCGAGAGCGCCATTGTGCAGGCCCCGGCACCGGCGCGGATCGTCGAGGGCGGCATTCCCACCGAAGCGCTGATCGCCCAGGTGCTGGTCGCCAAGTACGCCGATCATCTACCGCTGTACCGCCAGGCGCAGATCTACGCCCGGCAAGGCATCCAGCTTGATCGATCCACCCTGGCAGACTGGGTCGGACGGGCAGCTTGGTATCTGCGCCCCTTGCGCGATCACATCCTTGAGCGATTGCGACGATCAGAACGACTATTTGCGGACGAAACTACGGCGCCGGTGCTCGATCCGGGGCGTGGGCGAACCAAGACCGGCCAGCTATGGGCCTATGCCCGCGATGACCGACCTTGGGGCGGCGATGATCCGCCGATGGTCGCCTATGTCTATGCAGCCGATCGCAAGGGCGAACGGGCAGAAGCGCATCTCGGTGATTTTGCAGGTATCCTGCAGGTCGATGGCTATGGCGGCTATGCCGCGCTCGCCAGGCGCCGCCAGCAGATCAGCCTCGCTTTTTGCTGGGCACACGTCCGGCGCAAGTTCTACGAGCTGGCCGACAACTCGCCGGTGGCAACGGAAGTGCTGCGTCGCGTCGCCTTGCTCTATGCCATCGAAGATGAGGCGCGAGGATTATCGGCGGAGCAACGCCGGGCTGTTCGCCATGACCGCAGCCGCATCATCGTCGATGATCTTCGCCAGTATCTCGAGGCCCGCATCCGCCAGGTCAGCGCCAAGAGCAAGCTCGGCGAAGCGATCCGCTACGCGCTCACCCGCTGGGATGGGCTGTCACGCTTCCTCGAGGATGGCCGCATCGACCTCGACAGCAACACCGTCGAACGCTCTATCCGGCCCCTCGCGCTGAACCGCAAGAATGCCCTGTTCGCCGGTTCCGACGAAGGCGGCGACAACTGGGCGGTGATCGCCACGCTCATCGAAAACTGCAAGCTCTCCGGCATCAACCCGCACATCTGGCTGACCGATACGCTGAACAGCCTGGCCAACGGTCATCCTGCGAACGGCGTCGCCGAACTCATGCCTTGGACCACCGTGGGCTGA